In Actinomycetes bacterium, the following are encoded in one genomic region:
- a CDS encoding bifunctional methylenetetrahydrofolate dehydrogenase/methenyltetrahydrofolate cyclohydrolase, translating into LVGDVAPEVRERAGWLAPMPGGAGPMTRAMLLVNVVEAAERA; encoded by the coding sequence GACTGGTGGGTGACGTTGCACCGGAGGTCCGCGAGCGGGCCGGTTGGCTGGCACCGATGCCCGGCGGGGCGGGGCCGATGACTCGGGCCATGCTGTTGGTGAATGTGGTGGAAGCTGCGGAGCGCGCATGA